Proteins encoded by one window of Gambusia affinis linkage group LG17, SWU_Gaff_1.0, whole genome shotgun sequence:
- the slc25a46 gene encoding solute carrier family 25 member 46: MASRRPDSFDGYGFRVDQYGAGYPARSSGPASGVSGELQQHQWVTSPPDIPGSRNLHPGERTPLYEEAEPGSRWEAPHAAGVPPEQLNRFAGFGIGLVSLFTENVLAHPCIVFRRQCQVNYHGRCYHLTPFSAVGVMYAITKAQGPKALWKGMGSTFIVHGIALGAEGVISEFTPLLRELPHSWSWKQLAGHLLLKGLTAVVALPFYCASLIETVQSEIVRDESSSGLLDCVREGLTRLLGVGAPHSRRLLPLSYLLLPVAAHAILRYAVATSVQRAVLWLHQRGGKRRPVPSDPLDAYFPELAAAWAGSLAADVLLFPLETVLHRLGLQGTRTIIDATDGAEAAGSGGSPLVLPVNTQYDGLADCLHAIRRKEGAAGFYRGFGALLAQYSLHGALLAAARTLLRVVLLDAKVC, translated from the exons ATGGCCTCCAGAAGGCCGGACAGCTTCGACGGGTATGGGTTCCGGGTCGACCAGTACGGAGCCGGATACCCGGCCCGGAGCTCCGGGCCCGCCAGTGGGGTCTCcggggagctgcagcagcaccagTGGGTCACCAGCCCGCCGGACATCCCGGGCAGCCGGAACCTCCACCCCGGGGAGCGGACGCCGCTGTACGAGGAGGCCGAGCCGGGGTCCCGCTGGGAGGCTCCGCATGCCGCGGGCGTTCCTCCAG agcaGCTGAACCGATTCGCTGGGTTCGGGATCGGACTggtcag TCTGTTCACGGAGAACGTCTTGGCCCATCCCTGCATCGTGTTCCGGCGCCAGTGCCAG GTCAACTACCACGGCCGCTGCTACCACCTGACCCCGTTCAGCGCCGTCGGCGTCATGTACGCCATCACCAAGGCCCAG GGGCCGAAGGCTCTGTGGAAGGGCATGGGCAGCACCTTCATCGTCCACGGCATCGCCTTGGGCGCCGAGGGCGTCATCAGCGAGTTCACGCCGTTACTACG GGAGCTTCCTCACAGCTGGAGCTGGAAGCAGCTGGCCGGACACCTGCTGCTCAAAGG GCTAACCGCTGTGGTGGCGCTACCGTTCTACTGCGCTAGCCTCATCGAGACCGTCCAG AGTGAGATCGTTCGGGACGAGTCGTCGTCCGGCCTGCTGGACTGCGTCCGTGAGGGTCTGACGCGGCTGCTGGGCGTCGGCGCCCCTCACAGCCGCCGCCTGCTTCCTCTCAGCTACCTGCTGCTTCCTGTGGCCGCCCACGCCATCCTGCGCTACGCGGTGGCGACCTCCGTCCAGCGGGCGGTGCTGTGGCTGCACCAGCGCGGCGGGAAGCGGCGCCCGGTCCCGTCCGACCCGCTGGACGCCTACTTCCCGGAGCTGGCGGCGGCGTGGGCGGGGTCTCTGGCGGCGGACGTGCTGCTGTTCCCCCTGGAGACGGTGCTGCACCGCCTCGGCCTGCAGGGGACGCGCACCATCATCGACGCCACGGACGGGGCGGAGGCGGCGGGGAGCGGCGGCAGCCCGCTGGTGCTGCCGGTCAACACGCAGTACGACGGGCTGGCCGACTGCCTGCACGCCATCCGGAGGAAGGAAGGCGCCGCCGGCTTCTACCGCGGCTTCGGCGCGCTGCTGGCGCAGTACTCGCTGCACGGCGCGCTGCTGGCCGCCGCCAGGACGCTGCTCAGGGTCGTGCTGCTGGACGCCAAGGTCTGCTGA